One segment of Trachemys scripta elegans isolate TJP31775 chromosome 1, CAS_Tse_1.0, whole genome shotgun sequence DNA contains the following:
- the LOC117873237 gene encoding olfactory receptor 52R1-like: MSDSNTTDLTNPSTFILMGIPGLEAAHVWISIPFCVIYLIAILGNFTVLFIVKREPSLHGPMYYFLCMLAITDLVLSTSTLPKMLSIFWFNSRELDFSACLTQMYFIHCFSTMESGILVAMAFDRYVSICNPLRHSAILTSSIVAKIGLAIVLRSGILVLPYPFLARQWPYCRTNIIPHSYCEHIAVVNLACADTRISSYYGLFVLFFVIGLDVFFITVSYTQIIRAILCLPTKDARLKTFGTCSSHLCAILALYIPDFFSSLTHRFGHNVPLHILVLIANVYLLVPPMLHPIIYGVRTKQIRDRLLRLFTHKGT, from the coding sequence atgtcagattccaacacaaccgACTTAACAAACCCCTCCACATTCATCCTGatgggcattcctggcctggaggcagcccatgtctggatctccatccccttctgtgtCATCTACCTcatagccatcttggggaacttcaccgTCCTGTTCATTGTGAAGAGGGAGCCAAGCCTACAtgggcccatgtactatttcctctgcatgctggccatcACTGACCTGGTCCTCTCCACAtccaccctccccaaaatgctgagcatcttctggttcaattccagggaattagatttcagtgcctgcctcacccagatgtacttcattcactgcttctcaacaatggagtctgggatcttagtggccatggcttttgatcgctatGTGTCCATCTGCAATCCCCTGAGACATTCTGCCATCCTGACAAGCTCCATTGTGGCCAAGATTGGCCTGGCCATTGTGCTGCGCAGCGGCATACTTGTATTGCCCTATCCCTTCCTGGCGAGgcagtggccatattgcagaaccaacatcatcccccactCATACTGCGAGCACATAGCTGTGGTGAATCTGGCTTGCGCCGACACCCGTATCAGTAGTTACTATGGCCTCTTTGTGCTATTCTTTGTGATTGGTCTGGATGTGTTTTTTATCACAGTGTCCTATACTCAGATCATCAGGGCCATCTTGTGCCTGCCCACAAAGGATGCccggctcaagacttttgggacctgcagctcccacctttgTGCCATCTTAGCTTTGTACATCCCAGATTTCTTCTCCTCCCTCACGCACCGGTTTGGCCACAATGTGCCCCTGCATATTCTCGTTCTCATTGCCAATGTGTACCTTCTGGTGCCCCCCATGCTACACCCCATCATCTatggggtgaggaccaaacagatccgggacaggctgctccggctctttactcataaagggacctaa
- the LOC117888648 gene encoding putative olfactory receptor 52L2: MAFDRYMAICNRLRHSSTLTNPVVAKTGLAVVLRSSMLILPDLLLARHWSYCRTNIISHTHCEHMAVVKLACTDTHISGYYGLFVIFCVLGLDVFFITVSYTQILRAIFSLPTKDARLKPFGTCGSHLCAILAFYIPGLFSSLMSWFVQNVALNLQVLMAYIYLLLPPVLNPVIYRVRTKEIRDRLLGLFTHKGT, from the coding sequence atggcttttgatcgctacATGGCCATCTGCAATCGTCTGAGACATTCCAGCACCCTGACAAACCCTGTGGTGGCCAAGACTGGACTGGCTGTGGTGCTGCGCAGTAGCATGCTCATACTACCCGATCTCCTCCTGGCAAGGCATTGGtcatattgcagaaccaacatcattTCCCACACACACTGTGAGCACATGGCCGTGGTGAAACTGGCCTGTACTGACACCCATATCAGTGGTTACTATGGCCTCTTTGTGATATTCTGTGTGCTCGGTCTGGATGTGTTTTTTATCACAGTGTCCTAtacccagatcctcagggccatcttcagcctccccacaaaggacgcCCGGCTCAAGCCTTTTGGCACCTGtggctcccacctctgtgccatcTTAGCCTTTTATATCCCaggtctcttctcctccctcatgtCCTGGTTTGTCCAGAATGTGGCCCTGAATTTACAGGTTCTCATGGCCTACATCTACCTCCTGCTGCCTCCCGTGCTAAACCCTGTCATCTACCGGGTGAGGACCAAAGAGATCCGGGACAGGCTTCTTGGGCTCTTTACTCATAAAGGAACCTAA